The stretch of DNA tagatacaatcggtgcactgctagagagagggcagggctcaaaaaggggtgtgccagaacctgtttcagaagaggaaggggatgtgactttgtaaatggttgcgatagaaacaaaaatgcttgttgcattataatacattaaaaatgtatttcagtggtttaaaaaaaaaatgctacaagtattttctcatagtacagaactgatttattaaaaaaaaaacgtatgatattgcttggtctgcagctttaatctgtaccgtggagggtttttgacactttttttttttatttcattttttataacCCACTATAACCAGCCTTACACTGATGAGCCCCAAAAAGTCGAAACtcctgtctgtgagtagggttactggctctgcacttctttaacccaggctgtgctgaaacgcggtgtaatgcggcaggcattaGATTATAGAGAAGATTATAGGAAAGTGACGCAGAGTGCTcttttgcatgtaattacccagaatccctggctgcagtggaagcactatacgCTAAGAAATAATGGggcagggcagggttgcagacctgtctgagacatgtgactgtgctcacacgggctatttttatttgctgatccCTTTAATCTATATTTCTTTAAGTCCATGATGGAAATACTGGTGGCTCAAATCTCTGTATTGGAGGTTAATGTTAGACACCTGAATGTTGGACAAACTGCAGTGCAAGTAGAACATTGTAACTTTTGATGCATCAGAAACGATAATGGAAAGCAGCTTACAAGGTGTACCCGTTATCACAATTACCTGACCTGATGAGTAAGACCCGGCCATGTGTGCCAAGATGTAAggcagtgctcaactccagtcctcaagctccccccccccccccaaacaggtcaggttttcaggatatcccagcttcagcacaggtggctattgaaggttgagccacctgcactgaagcagggactgattgagccacctgtgctgaaagggatatcctgaaaacctgacctgttggctgcttggggactggagttgagccctctGATGTAAGGCACCCTCTGATCGCTTGGTACTTATTTAATATGGCGCTGTCTTTTTCACCGTTATTTTTCTATAATAATTTATTTTAACATTGCGCCATCATTTAGCCtatctcttctaacacaattttatctggtctgtaactattacataagcccataatcatatattatctctgtCTGCAACCATGtgccatcataactctgtgcccaggaagtacttgaaaacgagaggtaactctcaatgtattacttcctggtaacacattttacgTCAAACAGAATAATACAGGCATAGTAAATCTCCATGAAGAAACCAGCCTAATGTTTTAGGTGTAGTAACTGCAGTGGCTATTTCTGCTTCTTTGTACTGCAGCAGGGATTTTAAATAAGCGTCAATGCTCCTTTTCGTGTCTTATGTTTCAGCTCCACCTGGTGCATTGGAACTCCTGCAAATATAAAAGCTTTGAGGAAGCTATTATGGAGGACAATGGTCTGGCAGTTATAGGAGTATTTTTAAAGGTAAAAGTTGTAGCCGTGTTGAATTTTGACAAATATGTAATTGCTCTGGGAACCAGGTATACCTTTAAACCTTTTTGTATGATGCAACATTAATGTGAAATACGGTAATTGCCTTTCACTTGATTTATTATCCGTTTTAATGCGACATTTTGTTCACTGTACAGTTGGGAAAACACCATCAGCAGCTGCAGAAGGTGGTAGACATATTGCCATCTGTGAGATACAAGGTAAACTTTTTTTATATTTGAAATCCTGTAATGTAGAGTTCTAGTAACTGGTAATCACAGATAAAACTACATTGCAAACACCTGTTGCTGAACTGACGTGATCTATAAACGATGATGCACATGGCTTTCCATGTCACGGGTGTCTTGGTGCTCGATTTTGAGTTTGTGTAATCGCAAAAATAGCGTCCGCGGTAAAAATGTTGCGCGATTGCTGGTATTAGCATCCTATTTGGTGGTGGGTTCGGCAGAGTCATTGGCACATgatcttaaccctttgagtgtcctGAGTGTACTgcgtcatggggactggcacccTAGGTGCCCAGTGTCGTAGTAGctaagtcccccccccccaaaaaaaagtctGTTGCTTTCGGTGCAGAGATGGGAGATCGCGTCCTGCGCTCCGATGGAGAGCAGGACGCGATCTGAAGTCATGGCGgacggaagggggggggtgactcctcccccttctgTTTTTGTCATCCGTAACAGTGGTCACTGGGCCCCCATCGGAGCCCGGGGTCACAGGACCGTAACCCTCCGGCACTCGAAGGGTTAAAATTATGCACAGCCAATCTCCCTATCATACTTTAACATCTTTTGCAACCATGTGTCCCTGTACCCCGCATTGCACCCCGAAATGCCGTGCAGCCAGGATACAAAGTTTCAATGCCGATGTGGGGCAGGACCCCGTTAGCCGGCACGCCAAACCCAGTCTTTCTAGCTCGATAAATGATTACTTTGCTCTCCGGGCTCTTGGTCTTTTCTTAGGAACAAGACAAATCTCCCGACACTTAGTCACAAATTCCCAAAAAGAAGTACATTTGTGGAGCACACCTGGGCTGGTAATAGTGTGCGTTTTAATTCAGCATTAAAATAGATGCTCACTGTAACCGCCACAATTAATGGTAATACTGgtgaaaatatatgaaatatatttaCAATTAAAATACAGGAGGCTATGGCTAGCAAATGTACTGTAGTGTGTATTTACTGTTTGGGGAATTAATCATTTGAACTTTTTGCGCTGAGGGACACTAATATGCAGCATATTGTGATTGATAGAAATGCAATACCAGTAGTGTTGGTAAACCGGCTATCGATATGAATATATAGACACGGGAGGGAGGGAGCCCTGTGGCTATTGATATCGGTATTGAAATAATCACTGCTAAGGCACAATTACAGAGTCTGTAAGTAGTAGCATTGACTGTTTGTTAGCCGTGGGGGGGCTCTAATCCAGTTGTcaagccctcccaacaggtcaggttttcaggatatcccagcttcagcgcaggtggctcaatcagcccgaTAGTTTGATGTAAAATAGTACATCTTCACATCGGAGAAATTCCTTCTGGCCACCAAGGGAGCAGTGGTTTGAACTATTGCTTTTGCTGCGCTTGGAGCTCAGTTTTTAAATGTGTTGGTTTTCAGGGCGTGCGTTAATGCACAAACATCATCTGCTATCAGTTCCGCAAGCAAAAGGAGACATTTCTCATTGCAATTACCCACGGCAGAGTTTTAAACATACCACAAGAGGGCGCTGCACTGCTTCCATCCGCTTTGAATTTAGATTGTAACAGAGCGTTTTTTTGAGAAGCTGTCAGTTTTTATCAGCTGTGAGCACTTCAAAAAACAGATTTTTACTGTCTCTGTGCAGCGGGAGATAGACTTCATGTTCATAAATCCTTCTATTTTATTCTGTTGTTTACTAGGGATGTTttttctacgtgtgtgtgtgtgtgtgtgctatctctatctctatatctatctctatatctatctctatatctatctctatatctatctctatatctatccatctgaaatagccgtgttagtccatttgcagaataaatgagttcttcagtattaggtgataccttttttttttggactaacaatttatgtcataggacaagttttcgagagttctcctctcttcctcatgtcggcaatacagtacagtacagtacagccggcctgaggaagagagaactctcgaaagcttgtcctattacATAAATTGTTAAGTCTCTACATGGCAATGAATGGATGTGTTACTTTGTGTCGTTTGTTATCACAAGCCTATATTTGTAACCAGGAGCAGTGCCGCTTGGAAAGATGGCATATCTTGCATTCAGCATGTTAATATTTCTGCATTATAACTTGATTAGTGTTAAAAAAGTTTAACTTATTCCTTGTTCATAAAGATTCCAATACGTCAGAAGATTGTTGTTCCGCAGACAACGTTATGGTTTATTCTTATTGCGTTACTTGCAGATGAAAGTTCAATCAATGATAACGTGCTCAGGTGGTGATAAGACAAAGAACCCCTTGTCTCTCACATGCTGCTGATGTTACTATACTTGCAGAAAGAgtcatggagagggagggagctGATCAGAGTACAagtgtactgtatttattgatcacTAATTCCGCCACCTTTTCTCCTCGTGGGTTCCTAACAAAGAACTGTAGCCACTTCAGACTAGGCCTTGAAATATGATGGCTAAGCCAACCTTCAGCATCTGTTCTGCAACTCATCTTTTTTGGCTACATATGAATTCTAAATCTTAtaagttctcattcatacatttttATGTAATAAACGGATTTCTAGCAATTGGTGCAGACGTATGAACTTTAAAATCCATTGTGTATTTTTAGGATGCTCTTACGGAATGTAATTACTTTGACCCGTCCAGCCTTCTGCCATCCTGCAGTGATTACTGGACATACTCAGGGTCCCTGACTACTCCACCGCTCACCGAGTCTGTGACCTGGATTATTAAGAAGAAACCTATCGAAGTTGATCATAATCAGGTGATTTGCTCTAGAAATTATTACTACTTTCAAAACGAGAATTACGAGAGACCCTCTTACCCCCAGAAATGTGACCATGTTGTATTGGTACATTAATGTATTAATCTGCACTTGGGACCAGTAATGGTTATACCCTCCACGATCGGTGTAAATGAAAAATAGATAACTATTTCATAATTACTAGAGAGCTtcaaagcaaatatatatatatatatatatatatatatatatattattattattattattattattattattattattattattattattttaaaaaaataagtaaataattatatacacacacacacacatacctaccTTCCCCTCAAGGGGAAAACAAATGTCCGTTTCAATCTCCCGCGAGATGTTGACCGATAGGAAGCTGGTTTCAGTTGGCCCGTGTGACGAAGGGGATTTGAATAACCAGGAAGCGCCAGTGCTAGCGTTCCCGGTGTGTAACTCGGAAACCAGGGGTCCCGGAGCTGTAATGTATGTGGTTTATCTCTGGCCACACCCTTCTTCCCACATTTGGGAACAAAACAAGGGGGGATGGTTTGGGGTAGGAACTATTTCTTGAATCAATTTTGAGAGTAAATGTGGGTGGGGATCCGTCTCTCTGGCAGTACACTTGAAGAAAAGGGGTTTAAAAGTTCTGTACATTATGATTTGAGCTATAAAAAACCCTAATGTTAATCCCCTAAAAAGTATCGCAGCCTAGAACAATTCtgcatttctccaggaccaatactaCAACTGCATCATGTGAAATAAAAAGTATGCTGCAGTTGTCTGTATCAGAGATTGCCGTTTAGGAGGAATTACAAGCGTTAAATTATTACCTCCATGAAAACGTACTGTGGGAATTTATCAAAATGTAGCACATTAATGACATTATTTAATTACATGTATTGTTAAGTGCAGCATGCCAGGAAATAATTGGACTACTTTCTAAGAGTACATAAAATAATTAGCAAAAAACGCAATAATCACTGATCTCAATATAGGATAACACACATAGCGGATATAAAACTATATTTGTAACTGTTTAGATAAAATGATCTCCACCATTGTAGTGGAGTGTGTGCTCTTCTAATCCCCCACAGTATACTTTCTTAAAGTGCACATATTCTCTACAGTTACATAGCAAGCATGCAGCAAGTTACATAGCAAGCATGCAGCAAGTTACATAGCAAGCATGCAGCAAGTTACATAGCAAGCATGCAGCAAGTTACATAGCAAGCATGCAGCATCTGTACTTACACACAGGATTATTGGAAGATCAGCtgagccaggggtgctcaactccagtccccatgaacccccccccaacaggtccggttttcaggatatgcctgcttcagcacaggtggctccactcattgagccacctgtgcggaagcagggatatcttgaaaacctgacctgttggtgacccttgaggactggagttggccgtcccaTCACTAGGTTTATGGGGCCCTCTGGTGGGCAAGACCCCACGATGCGGTGAGTACGTCATGGGCACGCAAGGGGGTTCAAGTAAGAACGTCTCGATTCTTTTTCTGCCGCGGCATAAACCTTAAGGTGTGAGCAACTAAAACAAGACAGAAAGGCTTCCTTCATAGCCTAGTCAAATATTGCATCCCTGCCATGATAAAGTGTCCCAAGAATTTCTGAAAAACGTGAGAAAAGAGGAAAAATAAGCCGGCTTCATCTGCAGGGGGTTACGGCCATTTAATGCTACTCTCGCTTCCTTGCAGCTGGCCGTGTTCCGCAGTCTGCTCTTCACTGCCGTAGGAGAGGAAGAAAAGTACATGGTGGACAATTTCCGTCCTCTGCAGCCACTGATGAACCGCACCGTCCATTCCTCATTTAAGCCGGCGCTACAGATGTCCGACTTCAAAAAGAAGGCTGAGGAGCAGGAACACAGACAACAAGCAGGTTAAACCTCGGGACCACTCCAAGAGGCAGAGCCCATTACAGGAGCCCGAACGTTACCGATACTGTTCTCTGATCCGCTCCAGCATTCCGGGGGTAGGAACCTTGGCTTCAGAACACATTTGAAAGCAGCGGTGTCGGATCATGGGGAAAGTTCCCATCTCCAGCCATGAAACTGATCGCGCTGCATTTTAAGAGCGATAGTGGTCGCCTGTACACTTCCACCCTCACAACGTAACAAAAACAATTGCTGATGATACACTTCATTTTTCCAGGAATCCATTTACTAATAAGTAGCAGCTAAGCACTGGGAGAGTGTATTCCTTCTATCAGTTTACACAGACATTAAagaaagttatggtgggtggaaaaagtgacaaaacccctcccccGTACAGGAAATACAAATCCCACTTGTGGGGCATTCGCACGTCTCAGACAGGAGTGcggccctgcctttccccattatctcttagcatactgtgcttccgctgcagccagggattctgggtaatgacatgcaaatgagcacacactttgTACTTCTTATCCAtgttaacatgggacccctacaagcgtatgcctgccgcattacacagctttccagcacagcctgagttaaagaagtgcagagccagtaaccctgctcacagacagttgttttgaccttttgggtctcatcagtgcgaggtgGGTTGCTGGTTCTGCAACATGAAGCTGGTACGTGGGGATAATCAGACATTAAAAAAGTACGGTGGGTAAATAAAACTCCGTTTGTAATGCAGCAGATTTAACACCCTAATAGATTCCTGATTGTCTAACAGTCAAAATGATTTAAtaatagcacagtgtctttctAAAGTTTTATTCCTGTATTTCTCATTTTGAACAGGGGGGGctattttttaaaggtttttttaattaaaaattacaACTTTGCTTTGAAGTGACCTTCACTAATGAGGTTTCTCCTTCATTAGGCGTCTTTAACACAGAAAACATTGGAGTCCATGTCAACTAAACAGGGCTAAGTCATAAGTCGGCTTCCGGCCCCTTCACTTGAATGGGTCATTACGTGTGTCTTGGTGTCTTAGCAGTCTGCATGGCCATACATGTCTGTTTTCATGTGTTCACATGTATGTTGTATGTTGTGGTCGCATGTTTAGATCAGGGAGTTGCCAAGGGAGAGGTTCTTGAATTCCCTTAGTGCCTCTGATATAACCGTGTGTGGCTTCTCCCAAAACACCACTTAACCTTTACTTGGCAAGGCTGTTCCCATTATGAGCACAAACATTTGTTTAATGGATATAGAGAGCATGACAAGCAACCCCTCCAGCAGTAAAGGGATAACTCCAGCCCTCAATGGGTggctcattatgactgagccacctgtgcggaagcaggaatatcctgaaaaacctggcctgttggtggcacttgcggactggagttgccaaCCCCTAGGTTAAACGGGTTACACATTTGTTGCATAGCATCCTAAAGGGATCGTCTGTCTTAAATACCCGATGCAGAATAGTTGGTGTTAGTGGGGAAGGGTAGAAAAAGTCTAATTTAAGCCATGGCAGTCTCCGATGTTTTCTGTTTAACATGGTAACGCATTGTGGCGCAAATCAAACTTTTAAGTTGTCTACAAAGTAACAGCCTACAAACAGATCCGATGTTAAACCAATTGTGCTTAAACCAACATTAACTAAAATTAACTAACGCCTTCTGCGGTCTTTCAGGAACGTTTTGGAAAACGAGTGGCTCAGAGAGAAGGACAGGAATATAAGTAATACTGAAACTAGAAATCAGTGTAGACACCTGCACAGTTCTGTTTGCCAGTTACAGTAAACAGAGAAGCACAGTCGGGTGGTTATTTGAGCTTTGTAGTGAGGACTAGTTTATGTAATCCAAATATATTTAGCTTCTTAGATTTGCGGTTGGTGTCACTTGATGCACCATACTGCATACTTTATTAAGTAGATGAACACTTTGCAATGGATGGTGAGAGGACATTGAAAGTGGCATAGTTCTGACATTTAAAAGGAGTGTGAGATGTAGTTTTTCTTTACACTGCGCAGTCAACTCTCCCAGTTAATGCGCTAATTGTCTGAGTAGAAAAGCTATCAATTACTTATCCCTATGTTACAAAGGGACTATTGTTAGGTTGGCTTGTGAATAAAAAGGCATTCCCTTTTTAAGGGTTTGTCCCCgcatgctactgcagcgcccgctgtggcggacgctgcagggacgagagccctcccctcaatggccacaggcccgctgcgaggggtgctgcagcgctgtggcgagagtttctcctggaccaggactcgcgacggagcgctaggccacgccccccggcggttcagccaatgagggcgaacctgccgggtgacgtcatggccccgccccgtcactcccctgccacgccccccccccccccccccccccggtctttcCTGCAGCTCAGTGCAGACCGGGAAAACGGCTGCACGCACCGCCGGCCTCGTGGGCGCacgtgcagcggaggcactgggacctTAGCCTTATGCTACACATCTAAGGCTTTAACCTATAGATAACTGTTGTGAGTATGTCTGTTTttctgtttcaattttttttattgtttttttgagaGAATGACATCATATAACAAGATTtaacatacatctgttacaacttCACATTGTACAAAGAAGAAATATTAAACATTATATTACAATACAAATAATACTCTGTCTTCTTTTCTTATATATTAACTTTCGTCTGTTGTATTCTACAAaacttttgttattttttaaatttttacaaCATATtggggaagcagccgcttccggcCACCTCTCTCAGAGAAAATCAAGGGTAGTGGAGAGGAAAGCAagaaagaagagggaggggaggggggggttgaggagaaatgagaggaggggggaaggagggggcttggggggggagtggggggtttggggagggaggggaaagggggcttaggggaggaggggggagcttgTTAACTCTAGTCTTGTGTGGCCCATTTATTCATTTGTTAGTTGTCTGGCCATACTGACCAAACCTTATGGAATTTATCCACCTTTTGACCCAGCTGTGCCGAGAGGAGTTCCATTAGTCTTATTTCCCTGACACATCTTAGTACTGTCTGGAGGGGgcgtttattttttttcccatgtTGCGGCTACCGAGCAGCGAGCTGCTGTGAGGACGTGGCTTATCATTTTGTTCTCTTGGGGTTGTAGTCCCTCTATTGGTTTAGCCAGCACCTGGATCAGCAGGTCCACCTCTATCTCTACCCCCAGGAGCTCTCGTATCATTGTTTGtatcatgatccagaacccctgaatctttgggcaattccaccagatatgagccatgtctcctttttgcccgcatcctctccaacacaaatctgaggacccggggaaaatctggctcagcctatttggggttaggtaccaatgaaatagaattttgtatatgttttcttttatagttgtgcaaattgatgttttagaggccgcttcccagatatcctcccagtcgtctCTGTCTAGGTTTAAGTCTtctgcccattttagcatgtagctATGTTTAGATTGTGCCGCATTtgacgccaggcccagatatacctCAGAAGTGCAGTATGTCTGTTTTTctaagcaaaaagaaaaaactggcgccaaatgttcaaatggaaagtcctgtgatcctcaaaGAATCTGCACgagtgcttgacaggccatgaaacgagagaagaaaaaacaaacacaaatcatagcGTATAACTGCTAGGTAACTCGgtataccactatataacatatAACAGTGAGATTCCTAGTGACAAACTAAAAATTAATTTATTACAAAATTAACTCTGTCATAAAAACAGCATTTAGAGCAATGGAGGGCAGCTGGTCATCCGGAGAtggtaaaatcaaaaccctacttacgaCAAGCAGACACACTAGGAGTAAAAGTTTCTGATCTGTTCATACTTGTGTAACCAAAATATAAAGCAAGCACAAGGCTTTGGTCCCACAGCGGCCGGCGGTGCGTGTGGCCGCGgaccaccagctgcttgcctctgttcttgaggtccccgctggctccttccggcgtggctgactgcgtgctgtgacgcgtcagccagccggagctacaaggagcttgtgatttCAGCGAGTGCCGTGTCACGTGGCatgcaagggaaccaatcacagattggatcccagcagccaatccgatttcttcccccctcccccctcccatctcccgttccattcaccctcccgttccgatttccccttgctctgattcccccccccttccattcacccccctgctccgatttcccccctcagctccgattccccccctgctctaaTCCCCCTCCAATTcacccccccgtgtgtatttgtgtgagggtgcctgtgtgtgtgtggtggagggGCTGAGGGGCGGCTGCAGTGCTGCTCTGTGGGGTGGTCCCGCCCActcacgtcatggctgcgccccccaccCGTTTTGTCCACGCCACCCCGCTCCGGAAAAAAATTCACCGCAGATTACGGTGCAGTGAATttcacgcgccgccggcaagcaaggcggccgtgcgggcgcatgcagcagggccttagccttagcatTGCCAGACTGTTCATTTCAACATGTGTTTAGCTCATCCACTCGAGGTGACAGGGTTTATCATTTTTGCACCTTTTTTGTATAATGTTTTATTGTACCAAGTTGAGTGAGTGCTTATACGTGTTTGCTAACTGTTCATAATCTGCAGGTGGATAGTTGGTTATTCAGAGTATTTATATTTCAAGTTAGTGGTTGTATGCATACAGTAGGGATGAAGAAACCATGGTAACGCACTGTAACAAAGGCATATGCACAAGTTTGCTTTTTCACTAATTGTTTTCTTTGCCTTTCACTGTAGGAAGCACGTGGCAGTTAACTCCTTTATTCTTGTATCTGCCAAGAATACACAGTTCATGCAGTCTCGTACTAGCCATGCAGTTGCAGTGGACTGAGCCACTCGTGGTCCAGCATAACTTCTGGATTTTATCACGTCTAATTAGCACTTTAGAATATTCTTGGTTTTGATGCAAtcgtggacatctttttagaaaggaaaggtacatacagggatataccaaataagtattcgtgggaaggatgttgatccagggattaa from Ascaphus truei isolate aAscTru1 chromosome 19, aAscTru1.hap1, whole genome shotgun sequence encodes:
- the CA5A gene encoding carbonic anhydrase 5A, mitochondrial isoform X1, which produces MVTHGCRRLLLLPVLGTRWPGRSPSLRQLSLVPARRCNIGACSYKLRNVDLHPMWKGPLDIPGGTRQSPIDIRVRDSVFDPQLAPVTTQYDPNTCLHIWNNGYSFIVEFDDCTDKSVVTGGPLTNQFRLKQFHFHWGVNNDWGSEHTVDKKVFPAELHLVHWNSCKYKSFEEAIMEDNGLAVIGVFLKLGKHHQQLQKVVDILPSVRYKDALTECNYFDPSSLLPSCSDYWTYSGSLTTPPLTESVTWIIKKKPIEVDHNQLAVFRSLLFTAVGEEEKYMVDNFRPLQPLMNRTVHSSFKPALQMSDFKKKAEEQEHRQQAG
- the CA5A gene encoding carbonic anhydrase 5A, mitochondrial isoform X2, which translates into the protein MKVMSLLLFSRQLGRSILNKQRLQVRHCNLAACSLQNKKATLHPMWKGPLDIPGGTRQSPIDIRVRDSVFDPQLAPVTTQYDPNTCLHIWNNGYSFIVEFDDCTDKSVVTGGPLTNQFRLKQFHFHWGVNNDWGSEHTVDKKVFPAELHLVHWNSCKYKSFEEAIMEDNGLAVIGVFLKLGKHHQQLQKVVDILPSVRYKDALTECNYFDPSSLLPSCSDYWTYSGSLTTPPLTESVTWIIKKKPIEVDHNQLAVFRSLLFTAVGEEEKYMVDNFRPLQPLMNRTVHSSFKPALQMSDFKKKAEEQEHRQQAG